From Dermochelys coriacea isolate rDerCor1 chromosome 8, rDerCor1.pri.v4, whole genome shotgun sequence, the proteins below share one genomic window:
- the LOC119860387 gene encoding ovomucoid-like gives MKIRGVFGLLGLALFSYFSGVATGASQPLCSLYAVLPNREVPCPRMADPVCGSDGVTYPNECLFCREILRGNNIVKKHDGRCVQVDCTGYVKTPTGQEATCTLEYSPICGTDGVTYGNKCAFCSTVANGADVDQNNDGECSQNK, from the exons ATGAAGATAAGAGGTGTCTTTGGGCTGCTCGGTCTGGCGCTTTTCAGCTATTTTTCCG GTGTTGCCACGGGGGCAAGTCAG CCTCTTTGCAGTCTCTATGCAGTGCTTCCCAATAGAGAAGTTCCTTGTCCCAGGATGGCTGACCCAGTCTGTGGCAGTGATGGTGTCACCTACCCCAATGAGTGTTTGTTCTGCAGAGAAATCCT aCGTGGCAACAACATTGTCAAAAAGCATGATGGAAGATGTGTTCAG GTTGACTGCACTGGCTACGTGAAAACACCCACAGGTCAGGAAGCTACGTGCACCCTGGAGTACAGCCCGATCTGTGGCACTGACGGCGTTACCTATGGCAACAAGTGTGCTTTTTGCTCTACTGTCGC GAATGGAGCAGACGTTGACCAGAACAATGATGGAGAATGTTCCCAG AATAAGTAA
- the LOC119860479 gene encoding serine protease inhibitor Kazal-type 6-like isoform X1, translating into MKTTGFFVLLGLFLFFFFSESRRISCSHWAPSSQAEPLALGPAPPDVASEDGDQLDCKEFMDDNMYCTRESNPHCGSNGMTYGNKCAFCKAVKRSHGSIRLEHLGKC; encoded by the exons ATGAAGACAACAGGTTTCTTTGTGCTACTCggcctgtttcttttcttcttcttctctg AGAGCCGCCGTATCTCCTGCTCACACTGGGCACCTTCCAGCCAGGCTGAGCCCCTTGCACTGGGACCTGCTCCTCCAG ATGTGGCCAGTGAAGACGGGGACCAG CTTGACTGCAAGGAGTTCATGGACGACAACATGTACTGCACAAGGGAGTCCAACCCGCACTGTGGCTCGAATGGCATGACATACGGCAACAAATGCGCCTTCTGCAAGGCTGTCAA GAGAAGTCATGGAAGTATTCGACTGGAGCATCTTGGAAAATGCTGA
- the LOC119860479 gene encoding serine protease inhibitor Kazal-type 6-like isoform X2 — MKTTGFFVLLGLFLFFFFSDVASEDGDQLDCKEFMDDNMYCTRESNPHCGSNGMTYGNKCAFCKAVKRSHGSIRLEHLGKC; from the exons ATGAAGACAACAGGTTTCTTTGTGCTACTCggcctgtttcttttcttcttcttctctg ATGTGGCCAGTGAAGACGGGGACCAG CTTGACTGCAAGGAGTTCATGGACGACAACATGTACTGCACAAGGGAGTCCAACCCGCACTGTGGCTCGAATGGCATGACATACGGCAACAAATGCGCCTTCTGCAAGGCTGTCAA GAGAAGTCATGGAAGTATTCGACTGGAGCATCTTGGAAAATGCTGA